The genomic stretch GTCCCGCAGTTTGCCAAGTTTGCAAACTGGTTAAGAGATCTGTAGCTTGAATGGTTGTGGTAAGATTTAGCTTAAATGTCGAATGAAGTCCGTTAATTTGGGTATTAACATCAAGCTCAGAAATTAACCCCAAGTCTAGCCAATCTTGCCATCCTTGTAATAATTCAGAGATAGCATTATCCGTCGTTAGTTTAAGAGGAATTAGGCGATCGCTTGACAATGACATTAAAGAATTCCCAATACTTCACTATCTATCAGCATAAGCAACAATTGGGCATAATGTAGATTACAGCTAATCAGGAATTAACAAAGATGGATGCTTTTAGTCCCCTTCCCCCTGCTTGGACTCAGACGGCTATTCATGGGTTACAATTTTGTTGTCCCCGTTGTCATGGGGCTGCGAGTCAGGCCCAAAAAGTCTGGATTAATCGACAGTCTCCAGTGATTGGGGAAGACTATCGTCGTCGCTGGCAAGAATTTTATCACTGTGACTGTGAACAAGTATGGTGGGCCTGGAGTAGTGATCGCCCTCCTTCTGATTTGACGAAAAAAGATAGTGAGGCTAATGGTATTTAACCCTGAGATTTAGGGTTAAATATTAACTATTGAAAATTCCCACAGGAAACCAGCTTATGTCGTCACCGTCTAAACGAATATTATTTATCAGCAATGGCCATGGAGAGGATAACCACTCTTCCTATGTCATTGAAACTCTACTGCAAATGTATCCTAATCTAGAGGTGGCGGCTATGCCCATTGTGGGAGAAGGTAACGCCTACCGTCGCTTAAATGTCCCCATCATTGGCCCCACCCAAAATATGCCTTCTGGGGGGTTTTCCTATATTAATCGTTTTCGTCTGCTCACGGACTTAAAAGCCGGGTTAGTTGGCTTGAGTTGGCGACAACTCCAAGCGGTTTGGCAATATGCCCCTAGTTGCCATTTAATTATGGCTACAGGAGACACGGTTTCTCAAGGGTTTGCTTATTCTACTGGTTATCCCTATGTTTCCTTTATTTCCTGTTTATCCGCACTGTATGAAGGAAAGTTAAATATTGGGCCCTTTATCGGGACTTTTTTGCGATCGCCAAAATGTGTTACCGTGTTCACTAGAGATCCTTACACAGCCAAAGATTTACGTCAACAAGGCATCACAAAAGCACAATTTGGGGGTATTCCTTCCCTGGATAAATTGCAACCCACAGGCAAAGATTTACAACTAAATTCTGATGTTCCGATGGTTGCTTTATTGCCAGGATCAAGATTACCCGAAGCGGTTCGTAACTTTAAATTACAACTCAATCTGATTTCAGAAATTGTCAAAGTGATGTCTCCTGAGAGCGTTCAATTTCGGGCCGCTTTGGTTCCCAAAGTGATGCAAGAATTAGGGGAAATTGCTAATAGTCAAGGATGGCAAGCTGAAGAAGGAAAACTTACATACCAGACAGAGAAAGGAACGGTTCAAGTCTTATGTTATGGTGATGCTTTTAGTGATATTTTGCATAACTGTACCCTGATGTTAGGTATGGCAGGATTAGCGGTTGATCAAGGTATTGCCCTAGGAAAACCCGTGATTCAAGTACCAGGGGAAGGGCCTCAATTTACCTACGAATTTGCTGAAGCACAAACGCGCTTAATCGGCAGTTGCGCCCAAACTATCGGCAAAGGCCCTGCAACCCCCGAAACCTTGCGAGAAGCGGCTCAATGTGTGGCTAAAACCCTCGCTGATACCGATTATCTCGCTGATTGTCTGGAAAAAGGGAGCAACCGTTTTGGCCCCCCTGGAGCTTCTGTCAGAATTGCCCGTTTTTTGTTAGGTTATTTGGGAATCAATGAGGAAGACTTAAGGAACGTTCAGTTCAATCAGCCCTAATTCTGTAACGAACGTTCGGTTCAATGCCTCTCATAAATTTAATCAACAGATGATAACTAAATAATTGATATGAAACAACGCTCAAATTGGTGGCAATTATTACCTTATCTTTGGAGAGAATGGCCATCATTAATTAAAGGTTTTTTGTGTATTTTAGGGTTTGTTGCGGTAACTTTATCCTTACCCTTTTTAGCGGGACGAGTCTCTTTATATATTGGCCAAGGCAATCTTCAAGAAGTTGCTTATTGGTTAGGTTTCGGAACATTAGCTTTTTTGGTGAGGGGCATTTTTCAGTATGGACAGAATATCTTTATGATTGATGCTTCTTTGGAAATGGTGTTAAATGTTCGCCAGGGAGTTTATGCCCATTTACATCGATTAGGATTAGATTATTTTGAAACAGCAAAAACAGGGGATTTAACTTATCGTTTAACTGAAGATATTGATAAAATTGGAGAAATTGTCGATAAATTATCTCATCAATTTGTTTCTAACGTACTGCAATTAATTGTTATTCCCGCCTATATGTTTTATTTGAACTGGCAGTTAACCATTGCTAGTTTAATTTTAGCCCCATTGATGGCCACTTTAGTTGGTCAGTTTGGGGAAAAATTATTAATATTATCTCGTCGCAGTCAAAACCAAATATCTAACCTTTCATCCTTATTGACTGAGGTTTTTAGTGGTATTCGTGTAGTTCAAGGCTTTGCCGCACAAGACTATGAAGTCAAACGTTTTTCTCAAGAAGCTAAACAAAATCGTCACGCAAGATATAAAGCAGAAAAATTAAAAGCGACTCAATATCCGGTGGTAGGATTTTTAGAAGCAGTCAGCATTCTCTCTCTCTTTTTTATTGGAGGATGGCAAATTTCTCAAGGCAATTTAAGGTCAGAAGAATTTGTTAGTTATTTAGCTGCTGTTGCTATCTTGCTTCATCCTATTGATTTAATGACCAGTAATTATAATGAATTTAAACAAGCAGAAGCATCCGTTGACCGTATCTTTGAATTAATGGCAGAAACCCCAACAGTTGTCGAGAAAGAAAATGCCTTAATCTTGCCACAAGTGATCGGAAAGGTTGAATATTCTGCTGTTAGTTTTGCTTACAATTTAGATAAACCAGTCCTGAGAAATCTCAGTTTATTAGCACAACCTGGTCAAATTATTGCCTTAGTCGGTTCATCAGGTGCAGGGAAAACAACCCTAGTTAATTTACTCCCTCGTTTCTATGATCCTCAAGATGGACAAATCTTAATTGATGGGATTGATATTAAAGATGTTACCTTAACAAGTTTACGTCGTCAAATTGGTATTGTTCCCCAAGAAACCACATTATTCTCAGGAACTATCGCCCAAAATATTGCTTATGGACAGGAAGAATTTGATTATGAAGCAATAGAAAATGCCGCAAAAATTGCCAATGCCCACTCATTTATTGTACAGTTATCCCAAGGCTATCATACTTGGGTCGGAGAACGAGGAGTCAACCTATCGGGGGGACAAAGACAAAGAATTGCGATCGCAAGAGCAGTATTATTAAATCCTCGTATTATGATCTTAGATGAAGCAACATCAGCCCTTGATTCTGAGTCAGAAGCATTGGTACAAGAAGCATTAGAAAGGGTGATGGAAAATCGCACGGTTTTTGTTATTGCTCACCGTTTAAGTACAGTGCGTCGTGCTGATTGTATTTTAGTATTAGAAAAGGGACAAGTCGTTGAGTCGGGAACCCATGATGAATTGTTAGCAAAAGAAGGGCGTTATGCCAAGTTTTATAAGCAACAATATGCTAAAGGAACAGAAGAATTTTAGGGTAAAATTAGCTAATCAAGAGATTATTTACCAAGCACGGAACTGGCAAAACTCTTTAAATAAGAAATGCAAATACTTGGAAAAACTATGACATTATTGAACAATTTTATTCCCAAAATATAAGATTGTCTATTAAGGTCTAGTTTTTTTGTTTTTTGGGTAATTTGACGGATTTAGGGATTGATGTTAGAAGTTCATCAATGGGTGATTTATCTAAAAACTGCTAAGTATTCACGTAAAATAACTTACCCAAAATAATTTTTTAGTTTTTTCTGTACGAAAACCTTATGAATCAACATCACTTATTACAGAACCTGGCGATCGCTGGGATAATTGGGATGACCATCGCCCAGGGTAATGCTCAAGGGGCGATATTTGAGGATGGAGATGTTATCGCCGGTGTTGGTAATGGTTTGATAAAAGTTTTTGATAATAGGGGAAGTTTAAAAACCATACTTGATACAGGATTCATCGGGGAGACAACTGGCATGGCTTTTGATGCCAACGGAAATCTTTATGTGACGCTTTTCTCAGGCCAGCAAGTGGTGAAATTCGACCCGGATGGAGTCCTGCTCGGTACTTTTGGCAGTGGCTATAATGCGAATCCTGAATCCATTGTGTTTGATAAGTCTGGCAATGTTTATGTAGGTCAAGCTGAGGGAACAAGGAATATTCTTAAATTTGATTCCGATGGCAACTTACTAACTAGCTTTGATCCAATAACGGGGCCACGTGGAACCGATTGGATTGACTTAGCGGCTGACCAATGTACGATGCGCTATACCTCAGAGGGAACAACGATAAGAGCCTTCGACGTTTGTACTAATGCACAGCTTCCAGACTTCTCTACGGCATTAAGCAAGTCTTTTGCCCATCGCATTCTTCAAGATGGTGGAGAATTAGTCGCTGATAGTATTACAAGTACGGCAAAACGATTAGATAGAGAGGGAAATATTGTTCAAACTTACACAACACCCAGAACTGAGTTGTTGTTTGCCTTAAATTTAGATCCCGATGGAACATCTTTCTGGACAGCTAGCATTACGAGTGGAAACATATTTCAATTTGATATTGAGACAGGCAGCATCCTTCAATCATTTAATGGGGGGATTTTAGGAACAAGGCTAACAGGTTTGACTATCGTAGGTGAGATCACACAAGGTGGAGGTGGCCCCCAATCTGAACCGATTCCTGAACCTAGTGCTATTGTTGGCTTCCTGGCACTCGGAGCCATTAGCGGAGTTTCAACCCTCAAGCGCAAATTATACCAAATCCGGTTATCAAAATAGATTAACGTAGAGACGTTGCCTGCAACGTCTCTACTGGGTTTTGTTGGTTTTAATAACTCTACTTTTTAAAGCGGATTTGGTATCACTTGCCTATTTAGCTAATTCTAATAATCCTTTGGGGGGATTAATTTCTATTCTTTTATTATCTAAATCAACCACCGGAACAATTTCATAGACAAAGGGAATTAAGACTTTGTTTTGCTTGGGTTTATCTTCTGACTGTTGCTGAGTATTGGTGAGTTCTGAAGGTTGAACTGAGGCATCTTCTTGATTTAATTGCACTTCCAATAAATCATTACCAGCCCCAAAAATATCCGTTACGATACCGATAAATTCTCCCGTTAATTGATGATAAACTTCTAAATTAATTAATTCTGATACATGATATTCGTCATCTTTTAATTGAGGACGATCACTACTGGGAACCAATAATTTATGACCCCTTAATAACTCAGCTTGGTCTATATTTTTTATCCCTTTTAAACGGATAACATAAAGATTTTTACCCGGAATATATCGCCCACTGATTAAGTCAACAGGTTCAGGAGATAAGCCTTTTGGAGACTGTAACCATCGTTTTCCTGGTTCTTCAAATCTCTCAGGAAAATCCGTACTCGGCAGCACTTTTAGTTCCCCTTTTAATCCCTGTGGGGCGACAATTTTGCCTATTTCTAACCAACTTTCCTTGTTTTCTTCTAGGGGGTGAGAATTGCTCATTTGATGACCTTATTGTTGATGCTTATCTTAATGATAAGATTTCTTTAACGATAAATTGGGGATTTAATGTTTAAGAATTTTGTATTCTTCTTCAATTATGTTACAATAAGATGAGCCTAATAAAAATTAAATAAATAAAAATTAATGAGGATTTGGCAAGCAGATTTTTATAAACATTCTTTAAATGATCGAGACAATAGTTCTCAATGGGAACTGATTATTTGTGATTCTCAAGGACAGATAATTCATGAGGCAACTTGTCAACAATCTGAGGCGAATTCAACTTGGTTGATTAATCAACTAAGGTCAATTATTGAGCAATATAATCCTAATCTTATTCAAGTCTTTCGTCCTCAATCTTTAAGTTTATTAACCTTAGCAGGGGCGGCATTAAACATTAAAGTGGAACCGAATAGACGCACAGATCAACTCAAAGAAATTTTAAAAAAACGCCATCCTAACGCCATCAAATTAGAACAATTTCCCCCCCAAGCATTACCAGAAAATTTATGGGGAGATCAATGGCATTTTGCTTCATTTAAAGCAGGGGATATTATTGATTTTTTTGGTGATCGCCCTATTCCTATTCTAGATTTTCCTGACAGTCTCAAACCCATTAATCTTGGTATTCCTTCCCAGATAAATATTCCAGGAGTGGTTATTTATGGGGGAAGAAAATCTATGTATTTAGCCCGTTGGTTAGCAGAAAACAAACCTGTTGCTTTAACTTATATTCCCACAGAAATTGGTAAATCTGGAGGCTTAATTTTAGACGCAGGATTAATAGATCGTTGGGTTTTATTGACCTTTGAGGATTTACAAATGGCAAAAGCGGCTCAACAGTATGAACAACAACTGCAAACCTTAAAAGAATTAAAACCCTTAACAATTTTAGAAAAAGTTGCTAAATAATTTATTAATTATGCTGGTCTAAGGTTAAAAATGCTATCGATTTATACGGAATAGAGAAAACCCTGCTTGTAGTATGAAGTGGAGGGAACCTAAACCATTCTTTTTCGTCGAGAGTGTTTAATTTGAAATTTTCTGTTACAATTTGTATCTAATCGGGAACCAAGACTAAAACAAGGGGAAGACTAGGACTATAAAGGAAAATCGCTCTTATCCTCAGAATCAGATGTCATTTTATTAAATTTTTGGGGGCTTACCCATGGACGTATCATTAACTGTATTAAAATGTTTTTTAGTGATGTTAGAGTTTGTGGAATTTTTAGCTACACCATTAGGACTGGGTGCTGGTATATTGCTGGTATTCTGGAGTCATCTGATGATCTCAATGTGATCACAATGTCCCAAAGATTAAGGGCATAATAGTATTATGCCCTACGGTAATCATGATAATTTGTAGGGGTTTAACAAAATTAAACCCTTTCAGATACTTTAACCACTTCTTTGTTACCTGAATTTAGTTGTGTTATTCAGTAATTATTTCAAGATTGATAAAATATAATAAATTTTAGTATTATTTTAACTAAGATGAATTTCGTTTAAAATCTTCATTAATAGCAGCATTTTCTATTTGATTACGAAATGTCTCAAGCATTCCTATGACTTCTGTGTGTAACTCTATATATTCGTCTCTATCTATCAGCAAATAGTTACCGTGTGCAATTTCATTTCTTGTTTTTAACAGTTTTTCATCGATCAATTTTGACTTAGTAGAATAAATAGAAAAATCTATTCCTAAAATATTAGTAATTTCTTGAAAAGTCTCAGAAGAAAGGTTTGATGCTGTAGAAATTGCATCTTTAGGGAGAGAACATTTCTTATTTAACTCAACAAGAAAAAAATCACAAACAG from Crocosphaera sp. UHCC 0190 encodes the following:
- a CDS encoding lipid-A-disaccharide synthase-related protein, whose amino-acid sequence is MSSPSKRILFISNGHGEDNHSSYVIETLLQMYPNLEVAAMPIVGEGNAYRRLNVPIIGPTQNMPSGGFSYINRFRLLTDLKAGLVGLSWRQLQAVWQYAPSCHLIMATGDTVSQGFAYSTGYPYVSFISCLSALYEGKLNIGPFIGTFLRSPKCVTVFTRDPYTAKDLRQQGITKAQFGGIPSLDKLQPTGKDLQLNSDVPMVALLPGSRLPEAVRNFKLQLNLISEIVKVMSPESVQFRAALVPKVMQELGEIANSQGWQAEEGKLTYQTEKGTVQVLCYGDAFSDILHNCTLMLGMAGLAVDQGIALGKPVIQVPGEGPQFTYEFAEAQTRLIGSCAQTIGKGPATPETLREAAQCVAKTLADTDYLADCLEKGSNRFGPPGASVRIARFLLGYLGINEEDLRNVQFNQP
- a CDS encoding ABC transporter ATP-binding protein; its protein translation is MKQRSNWWQLLPYLWREWPSLIKGFLCILGFVAVTLSLPFLAGRVSLYIGQGNLQEVAYWLGFGTLAFLVRGIFQYGQNIFMIDASLEMVLNVRQGVYAHLHRLGLDYFETAKTGDLTYRLTEDIDKIGEIVDKLSHQFVSNVLQLIVIPAYMFYLNWQLTIASLILAPLMATLVGQFGEKLLILSRRSQNQISNLSSLLTEVFSGIRVVQGFAAQDYEVKRFSQEAKQNRHARYKAEKLKATQYPVVGFLEAVSILSLFFIGGWQISQGNLRSEEFVSYLAAVAILLHPIDLMTSNYNEFKQAEASVDRIFELMAETPTVVEKENALILPQVIGKVEYSAVSFAYNLDKPVLRNLSLLAQPGQIIALVGSSGAGKTTLVNLLPRFYDPQDGQILIDGIDIKDVTLTSLRRQIGIVPQETTLFSGTIAQNIAYGQEEFDYEAIENAAKIANAHSFIVQLSQGYHTWVGERGVNLSGGQRQRIAIARAVLLNPRIMILDEATSALDSESEALVQEALERVMENRTVFVIAHRLSTVRRADCILVLEKGQVVESGTHDELLAKEGRYAKFYKQQYAKGTEEF
- a CDS encoding PEP-CTERM sorting domain-containing protein (PEP-CTERM proteins occur, often in large numbers, in the proteomes of bacteria that also encode an exosortase, a predicted intramembrane cysteine proteinase. The presence of a PEP-CTERM domain at a protein's C-terminus predicts cleavage within the sorting domain, followed by covalent anchoring to some some component of the (usually Gram-negative) cell surface. Many PEP-CTERM proteins exhibit an unusual sequence composition that includes large numbers of potential glycosylation sites. Expression of one such protein has been shown restore the ability of a bacterium to form floc, a type of biofilm.), yielding MNQHHLLQNLAIAGIIGMTIAQGNAQGAIFEDGDVIAGVGNGLIKVFDNRGSLKTILDTGFIGETTGMAFDANGNLYVTLFSGQQVVKFDPDGVLLGTFGSGYNANPESIVFDKSGNVYVGQAEGTRNILKFDSDGNLLTSFDPITGPRGTDWIDLAADQCTMRYTSEGTTIRAFDVCTNAQLPDFSTALSKSFAHRILQDGGELVADSITSTAKRLDREGNIVQTYTTPRTELLFALNLDPDGTSFWTASITSGNIFQFDIETGSILQSFNGGILGTRLTGLTIVGEITQGGGGPQSEPIPEPSAIVGFLALGAISGVSTLKRKLYQIRLSK
- the rimM gene encoding ribosome maturation factor RimM (Essential for efficient processing of 16S rRNA); protein product: MSNSHPLEENKESWLEIGKIVAPQGLKGELKVLPSTDFPERFEEPGKRWLQSPKGLSPEPVDLISGRYIPGKNLYVIRLKGIKNIDQAELLRGHKLLVPSSDRPQLKDDEYHVSELINLEVYHQLTGEFIGIVTDIFGAGNDLLEVQLNQEDASVQPSELTNTQQQSEDKPKQNKVLIPFVYEIVPVVDLDNKRIEINPPKGLLELAK
- a CDS encoding Tab2/Atab2 family RNA-binding protein, encoding MRIWQADFYKHSLNDRDNSSQWELIICDSQGQIIHEATCQQSEANSTWLINQLRSIIEQYNPNLIQVFRPQSLSLLTLAGAALNIKVEPNRRTDQLKEILKKRHPNAIKLEQFPPQALPENLWGDQWHFASFKAGDIIDFFGDRPIPILDFPDSLKPINLGIPSQINIPGVVIYGGRKSMYLARWLAENKPVALTYIPTEIGKSGGLILDAGLIDRWVLLTFEDLQMAKAAQQYEQQLQTLKELKPLTILEKVAK
- a CDS encoding MAE_28990/MAE_18760 family HEPN-like nuclease, producing MKLRNIEQLSDKLSDDIAWRKKELSEVKSLVERKDISDQRHQLFIRSGVCILYSHWEGFVKLAANSYLEYVRLKKIRYDQLSSNFLALAMKDKLKEAKETNKPSLYIPVCDFFLVELNKKCSLPKDAISTASNLSSETFQEITNILGIDFSIYSTKSKLIDEKLLKTRNEIAHGNYLLIDRDEYIELHTEVIGMLETFRNQIENAAINEDFKRNSS